In Oryzias melastigma strain HK-1 linkage group LG18, ASM292280v2, whole genome shotgun sequence, one DNA window encodes the following:
- the LOC112156103 gene encoding C-type mannose receptor 2-like: MMKLSLFLMVLLGHFCLFTCQLHEYHYVDQNMTWAEAQQHCRNEYTDLATVSSMADMERLRNINSEKIEIWIGLFNQTGTNATSHWSLPGLQFNESQAKWNTNEPSGGVAETCGAIKHITDEKWLDMPCMDKAHFLCYNGSSSLKYYLGDKMTWFDAQRYCRKNHTDLISGPQLEELQKHNDVTANIIQLYDRTSVVNLTSLSSYNLIFIGLFRDAWTWSDGSSFSFRHWNVLYDSTSKKNNCTMVNEDGMWETRECNSKRSFFCYTDHVILINKNRTWEEALYYCRHYYNDLVTITNLDEQRWVQEKTKNATTPYVWTGLRYTCTLGFWFWVSDEVVRYKNWASPEQVNKCDMSGAMETGGEHKWFKINAEDKFNFICSK; the protein is encoded by the exons ATGATGAAGCTGAGTTTGTTTCTGATGGTTCTTCTTG GTCATTTTTGTCTCTTCACATGTCAGCTCCATGAGTATCACTATGTTGATCAGAACATGACTTGGGCTGAAGCTCAGCAGCACTGCAGGAACGAATACACTGATCTGGCTACAGTGAGCAGCATGGCTGACATGGAGCGACTCCGAAACATCAATTCTGAGAAGATAGAAATCTGGATTGGTTTGTTCAACCAAACAGGCACCAACGCTACTTCACACTGGTCTCTGCCTGGATTGCAGTTTAATGAAAGTCAGGCAAAGTGGAACACTAATGAACCAAGTGGTGGAGTAGCTGAGACCTGTGGGGCTATTAAACATATTACTGATGAAAAGTGGTTGGACATGCCATGTATGGATAAAGCACATTTCCTCTGCTATAATG GAAGCTCTTCTCTTAAGTATTATTTAGGAGATAAAATGACCTGGTTTGATGCTCAGAGATACTGCAGAAAGAATCACACAGACCTGATCAGTGGACCacagctggaggagctgcagaagcaTAATGATGTCACAGCAAACATAATACAATTATATGATAGAACATCTGTTGTAAACTTGACCTCACTATCAAGTTACAACCTAATTTTCATCGGACTGTTCAGAGACGCTTGGACCTGGTCAGATGGCAGCAGTTTCTCTTTCAGGCACTGGAATGTGCTGTATGAcagtacaagtaaaaaaaacaactgcacCATGGTGAACGAGGATGGCATGTGGGAAACCAGAGAATGTAACAGCAAAAGATCCTTCTTCTGTTACACAG ATCATGTGATCCTGATCAATAAGAACAGGACCTGGGAGGAGGCCTTATACTACTGCAGACATTATTATAATGACCTGGTCACCATCACTAACCTGGATGAACAGAGATGGGTTCAGGAGAAAACCAAGAATGCTACAACTCCTTATGTGTGGACGGGACTGCGCTACACCTGCACTctggggttctggttctgggtcAGTGACGAGGTGGTCCGCTACAAGAACTGGGCCTCACCTGAACAGGTGAATAAGTGTGACATGTCAGGAGCCATGGAGACAGGAGGAGAACACAAGTGGTTCAAAATAAATGCTGAGGACAAGTTCAACTTCATATGTTCAAAGTGA